One window of the Triticum dicoccoides isolate Atlit2015 ecotype Zavitan chromosome 3B, WEW_v2.0, whole genome shotgun sequence genome contains the following:
- the LOC119276124 gene encoding uncharacterized protein LOC119276124 isoform X2, with protein MDALSSMLDKAKDKVKSNPDVMEKVNSVLDKVKNHPEVMEKVAEVLHLGKRESKEKEPEPEDKTKEGETSADKTQDSNILDQAVEEIQAVVAAVQQQETTGDETQVPVQAAAEGDEPEQVKREVEKDNPKNRIDFLGFFAMIFERFCSPADKKKD; from the exons ATGGATGCCTTAAGTTCGATGCTGGACAAGGCGAAAGACAAGGTGAAAAGCAACCCTGATGTGATGGAGAAAGTCAATTCGGTCCTCGACAAGGTGAAGAACCACCCAGAGGTCATGGAGAAAGTTGCTGAGGTTTTACATCTGGGAAAACGTG AATCCAAAGAGAAAGAACCCGAGCCTGAGGACAAGACAAAAGAAGGCGAGACCTCTGCTGACAAGACTCAAGACTCAAACATCCTAGACCAGGCCGTGGAAGAAATTCAGGCTGTTGTGGCAGCTGTGCAGCAGCAGGAAACAACCGGGGATGAAACTCAAGTTCCAGTCCAGGCTGCTGCTGAAGGAGACGAGCCTGAGCAAGTAAAACGGGAGGTGGAGAAAGACAACCCCAAGAACAGAATCGACTTCCTTGGCTTCTTCGCCATGATCTTTGAGAGGTTCTGCTCCCCAGCTGACAAGAAGAAAGACTAG